In the genome of Pseudomonas sp. Teo4, the window GGACGATGGGCAATGGTGGCGCCTGGTCTCGCCCATGCTGCTGCACTTTTGGGGTGCTGCACCTGGCGATGAACGGCCTGTGGTACTGGGAGCTGGGCAAGCGCATCGAGCTGCGTCAGGGCCGTGGATGCTGTTGTCACTGACTCTGCTGTTCAGCCTGGTGTCCAACGTGGCCCAGCACTTCGCCAGTGGACCGAGCCTGTTCGGCGGGCTGTCCGGCGTGCTGTACGGGTTGCTTGGGCATGTCTGGCTGTACCAGTGGCTGGCACCGAACCCACTATTCAGCCTGCCCAAGGGCGTGCTGGTAATGATGCTTATCTGGCTGGTGGTATGCCTGACCGGCGTGGTCGGCCAGCTCGGCTTCGGCCAGATCGCCAATGCCGCCCACGTCGGCGGGTTGCTCATCGGATGCTTGACGGGCCTCTTGGGTGGGGCCTGGCCCGGCGTAAACTGTCGGCTTGATTTAGGCTTTGTACGAAAAATGCCTGCGCGACGATCATGCTGCGTTGAAAACAGGCTCGGAATGCTCATTTACAACCCGTAAACTCCGCTTCCTCGCCTGTTTTCGCCTTGCCTGATCGCCGCTCGGCTATTTTCGTACAACCCCAGGAGACGCTATGTCCACTTTCGCGCAAATGATCGAAAACATTACCCCTGAAATCTACGAAAGCCTGAAAACGGCCGTGGAAATCGGCAAATGGTCCGATGGCCGCAAGCTCACTTCCGAGCAGAAAGAGCTATCGCTGCAGGCCGTGATCGCCTGGGAGATGAAGAACCTGCCCGAAGACCAGCGCACCGGTTACATGGGCCCGCAGGAATGCTCGTCGAAATCCGCGCCGATTCCTAACATTCTGTTCAAGTCGGACTCGGTACATTGATCGAACTCGCTCGTGGCTCTTTGAGCAAGATGGCGGTGCGCCTTGAAGCACCGGTCGTGCAGTACAGCTTCCGCCTGGATGACACCCAGGTGCCGGTGAACCCGCTGATCGGCCAGTCGATCCGCCTGGAATACCTCGGCGCCATCCATTGCACCCACTGCGGCAAACGCACCAAGACCAGTTTCAGCCAGGGTTATGCTACCCCTGCATGACCAAGCTGGCCCAGTGCGATGTGTGCATCATGGCTCCGGAAAAATGCCACTACGACGCCGGCACCTGCCGCGAACCGTCCTGGGGCGAGCAGTTCTGCATGACCGACCATGTGGTGTACCTGGCCAACTCGTCGGGCATCAAGGTCGGCATCACTCGCGCTACCCAACTGCCCACCCGCTGGCTAGACCAGGGCGCCAGCCAGGCGCTGCCGATCATGCGCGTGGCCACCCGTCAACAATCGGGCCTGGTCGAAGACGTGCTGCGCAGCCAGGTGCCTGACCGCACCAACTGGCGCACCTTGCTCAAGGGCGATGCCGAGGTGCTCGACCTTCCGGCTATCCGCGAGCAGATTTTCGACGCCTGCGCCGACGGCATCCGCGGCTTGCAGGAGCGTTTCGGCCTGCAGGCCATCCAGCCGCTGCCGGATGCCGAAGTGGTCGAGATGCGTTACCCGGTCGAGGCTTACCCGAAAAAGATCGTCAGCTTCAACCTCGACAAGAACCCGGTGGTGGAAGGCACGCTGCTGGGCATCAAGGGCCAGTACCTGATTTTCGACACCGGCGTGATCAACATTCGCAAGTACACGGCCTACCAACTGGCCGTGCTTCAGTAAAGGATCGTCACCATGCGTACCGAACAACCGCAAGTGATCTACCTCAAGGATTATCAGGCCCCTGAGTACCTGATCGACGAGACGCACCTGACCTTCGAGCTGTTCGAGGACCACACCCTGGTCCATGCGCAACTGGTCATGCGCCGCAACCCCGAGCGTGGTGCCGGCCTGCCGCCGCTGGTGCTCGATGGCCAGCAACTGCAACTGCTGCGGGCGTCGCTGGACGATGTCGAACTGAATGCCGGCGACTACCAGCTCGACGCCGACAGCCTGACTGTGCAGCCGAAAGCCGAGCACTTCACCCTCGACACCAGCGTGAAGATCCACCCCGAGAGCAACACCGCCCTCGAAGGCCTGTACAAGTCCGGCAAGATGTTCTGCACCCAGTGCGAGGCCGAGGGTTTCCGCAAGATCACCTACTACCTCGACCGCCCGGACGTGATGAGCACCTTCACCACCACGGTCATCGCCGAGCAGCATCGCTACCCGGTGCTGCTGTCCAACGGCAACCCCGTCGGCGATGGCCCGGCGGAGGACGGCCGGCACTGGGCAACCTGGGAAGACCCGTTCAAGAAACCGGCCTACCTGTTCGCCCTGGTGGCCGGTGACCTTTGGTGTGTCGAGAACAGCTTCACGCGCCAGTCCGGCCGTGAAGTGACCCTGCGTATCTACGTCGAGGAAGAGAACCTCGACAAGTGCGACCACGCCATGGTCAGCCTGAAGAAGTCCATGCGCTGGGACGAAGAGGTCTACGGCCGTGAATACGACCTGGACATCTTCATGATCGTCGCGGTCAACGACTTCAACATGGGCGCCATGGAAAACAAGGGCCTGAACATCTTCAACTCCAGTTGCGTGCTTGCCCGTGCCGAAACCGCCACCGACGCCGCCCACCAGCGCGTTGAAGGCGTGGTCGCCCACGAGTACTTCCACAACTGGTCGGGCAACCGCGTGACCTGCCGCGACTGGTTCCAGCTGTCGCTCAAGGAAGGCTTCACGGTATTCCGCGACGCCGAGTTCAGTGCCGACATGAACTCGCGCACGGTCAAGCGCATCGAGGACGTCGCCTACCTGCGCACCCACCAGTTCGCCGAAGACGCCGGCCCCATGGCCCACCCGGTGCGCCCGGACAGCTTCATCGAGATCTCCAACTTCTACACCCTGACCGTTTACGAGAAGGGCGCCGAAGTGGTGCGCATGGTTCGCACCCTGCTGGGCACCGAAGGCTTCCGCAAGGGCAGCGACCTGTACTTCGAACGCCACGATGGCCAGGCGGTGACCACCGACGATTTCATCAAGGCCATGGAAGACGCCAACGGCGTCGACCTGACCCAGTTCAAGCGTTGGTACACCCAGGCCGGTACCCCACGTCTGGAGGTCAGCGAAGCCTTTGACGCCGCGGCCCAGACTTACAGCCTGACCTTCCGCCAGAGCTGCCCGGCGACGCCTGACAAGGTCGAGAAGCAGCCGTTCGTGATTCCGGTGGAACTGGGCCTGCTCAACGCCGAGGGCAACGACTTGCCACTGCGCCTGGCGGGCGAGTCTGCAGCTGCGGGCACTACCCGCGTGCTGTCGGTGACCGAGGCCGAGCAGACCTTCACCTTCGAAGGCATTCCGGCCAAGCCGCTGCCCTCGCTGCTGCGCGGTTTCAGCGCACCGGTGAAGCTGAGTTTCCCGTACGACCGCGACCAGCTGATGTTCCTCATGCAGCATGACAGCGATGGCTTCAACCGCTGGGAAGCGGGCCAGCAGTTGTCGGTGCAAGTGCTGCAGGAGCTGATTGGCCAGCATCAGCGCGGTGAAGCGCTCAAGCTCGACCAGCGTCTGATCACCGCCTTGGGCACCGTGCTGAGCAACGAATCGCTCGACCCCGCCATGGTCGCCGAGATGCTGTCGCTGCCGGGTGAGGCCTACCTCACCGAGATCAGCCAGGTAGCTGATGTGGACGCGATCCATGCGGCCCGCGAGTTCGCCCGCCAGCAGATCGCCCAGCAGCTGTTCGATGCTCTGTGGGCCCGCTACCAGGCCAACCGTGAGACATCGCGCAACACTGCCTATGTGGCCGAGGCCGAGCACTTTGCCCGCCGCAGCCTGCAGAACATCGCGTTGTCCTACCTGATGCTCAGCGGCAAGCAGCAAGTGCTGGACGCGACACTGGAACAGTTCGAGCACTGCGACAACATGACCGAGCGCCTGACGGCCTTGGCCGTGCTGGTCAACTCGTCGTTCGAAGCTGAGCGGGCCAAGGCTCTGGAGGCCTTTGCCGAGCACTTCAAGGACAACCCTTTGGTCATGGACCAGTGGTTCAGCGTGCAGGCGGCCAGCGCGTTGCCGGGTGGCCTGGCACGGGTCAAGGCGCTGATGCAGCACCCGGCCTTCACCTTGAAGAACCCGAACAAGGTACGTGCGCTGATCGGTGCTTTCGCCGGGCAGAACCTGGTCAACTTCCATGCGGCCGACGGCTCCGGGTATCGCTTCCTGGCGGACCTGGTGATCGAGCTGAATGCGTTGAACCCGCAGATTGCCTCGCGCCAGTTGGCGCCGCTGACTCGCTGGCGCAAGTATGACGATGCGCGTCAGGCCCTGATGAAAGGGGAGCTGGAGCGGATTCTGGCTTCGGGTGCGCTGTCCAGCGATGTGTATGAAGTGGTGAGCAAGAGCCTGGCTTGAGTCAGGTGTAAATGGGGGCTGCTGTGCAGCCCATCGCAGGCTTCGCCAGCTCCCACTGTGAACCGCATCAGGGCCGTGGGAGCTGGCGAAGCCTGCGATGGGCCGCACAGCGGCCCCAATTTTTTGCGGTTAACAAAACATAACGCGCCGCACGTTGTAATTGCGCGATTCCCCCGCTAGGATGACCTCAAGCTATTGCAGGGCTCTACCACAGGCTTTTCGCAGTACCTGCAAGGCATTGACCCAACAAGAAGAACACAACAGGGGACGGTCATGAGGGAGCGGGTAATGACACAGGCCAGGCGTGGTGCCTGGCCGCTGGCGGCTGGCGCGATGCTGGCGCTGGCACTGGGAATGTGGGCGGACAGCGCGCAAGCGGCCGCCGCCGAGGAATACTCCACCGAGTCGGCCAAGGCCAGCCAAAGCCTGTTGATCGACGCAACCCATGCTGGCAAACGGCTGGTGGTGGTGGGTGACCGCGGCCATATCCTGTTCTCCGATGACCAGGGCAAGACCTGGACCCAAGCCCGGGTGCCCACCCGGCAGTTGCTCACCGCCGTGTTCTTCCTCGACGACAAACGCGGCTGGGCGGTCGGCCACGATGCCCAGATCCTCGCCAGCACCGACGGTGGTGCCACCTGGAGCAAGCAGTTCGAAGACCTGTCCCGCGAGGCGCCGTTGCTCGATGTCAGTTTCCTCGACGCCCAGCACGGCTTCGCCGTTGGCGCCTATGGGGCGTTGCTGGAAACCACTGACGGTGGCCAGCACTGGCAGGATGTGGCCGAGCGCCTGGACAACCCCGACCAGCTGCACCTCAATGGCATTGCCCAGATCAAGGACGCCGGCCTGTTCATCGTCGGTGAACAGGGCAGCATGTTCCGCTCAAGCGACAACGGCCAGACCTGGTCCAAGGTCGAAGCCCCTACGAGGGTTCGCTGTTCGGCGTGATCGGCACCGCCCAGCCCCGAACGCTGCTGGCCTACGGGCTGCGCGGCAACCTGTTCCGTTCCACCGATTTTGGCGACAGCTGGCAGCCGATCGAACTCAAGGCCGAACGCGGCGCACTCGAATTCGGCCTGGCAAGCGCTACGCTACTCGATGATGGCACCCTGGTATTGGTCGGCAACGGTGGCAGCGTGCTGCGTAGCCACGACGATGGCCAGACCTTCAGCGTCTACAACCGCGCCGACCGCATCGCCCTGGCGGGCGTCAGTGGCCTGGCCGATGGTGGCTTGCTGTTGGTGGGGCAGGGAGGTGTGCATTTGGCCACCGCCGAAGGTGCTAAGGAGGTGCGCCCATGACCAGTCGCGAGAGCATCAGCATGCACCCTCACCATCAGGAAAAACCACGCTGCTGGAGCGGGTGATTTTCAACAATCGCCCAGCGGTCATTGCGCTGTGCCTGTTGGTGAGCATTTTCCTGTTCTGGCAGGCCACGCAGATCCGCCCCTCCACCAGCTTCGAGAAGATGATCCCGCTGCAGCATCCCTTCATCGAGCAGATGATGGAGCACCGCAACGACCTGGCGAACCTCGGCAACACCGTGCGTATCTCGGTGGAGGCGGTCAATGGCGACATCTTCGACAAGGACTACATGGAGACCCTGCGTCAGATCCATGACGAAGTGTTTTACATTCCTGGGGTCGACCGCGCCGGGCTCAAGTCGCTGTGGAGCCCCAGCGTGCGCTGGACCGAAGTCACCGAAGAAGGTTTCTCCGGTGGTGAAGTGATCCCCAACACCTACAACGGCTCGGCCGAGAGCCTCGACGCGCTACGCGACAACGTGCTCAAGTCGGGCCAGGTGGGGCGCCTGGTGGGCAACAATTTCAAGTCCAGCATCGTCGATGTGCCGTTGCTGGAGAGCTACCCGGACCCACAGGACCAGGGCAAGCTGATCAAGCTCGACTACCAGCAGTTCTCCCATCAGCTGGAAGAGAAGATTCGCGACAAGTTCCAGGCCCAGAACCCCAATGTGAAGATTCACATCGTCGGGTTCGCCAAGAAGGTCGGTGACCTGATCGACGGGCTGGTGATGGTGGCGATGTTCTTCGGTGTGGCGCTGGTCATCACCTGGGTGCTGCTGTACTGGTTCACCTGGTGCATCCGCAGCACCATCGCCGTGCTCATCACCACCCTGGTGGCGGTGGTGTGGCAGCTGGGGCTGATGCATGCAGTCGGCTTTGGTCTGGACCCGTACTCGATGCTGGTGCCGTTCCTGATCTTCGCCATCGGCATTTCCCACGGCGTGCAGAAGATCAACGGTATCGCGTTGCAGTCCAGCGACGCCGACAACGCCTTGACCGCTGCGCGGCGTACGTTCCGCCAGCTGTTCCTGCCGGGCATGATCGCCATCCTGGCCGACGCGGTGGGTTTCATCACCTTGTTGATCATCGACATCGGCGTGATCCGCGAGCTGGCCATCGGTGCCTCCATCGGTGTGGCGGTGATCGTGTTTACCAACCTGATCCTGCTACCCGTGGCGATTTCCTACGTGGGTATCAGCAAGAAGGCCATCGAGCGCAGCAAGAAGGACGCTACCCGCGAGCACCCGTTCTGGCGCCTGCTGTCCAATTTCGCCAGTTCCAAGGTGGCACCGGTGTCCATCGCCCTGGCCCTGGTGATGTTCGCTGGCGGCCTCTGGTACAGCCAGAACCTGAAGATCGGCGACCTCGACCAAGGCGCGCCGGAATTGCGCCCGGACTCGCGCTACAACCAGGACAACAACTTCATCATCAGCAACTATTCCACCAGCTCCGATGTGCTGGTGATCATGGTCAAGACGCCGTCGGAGAGCTGTTCGATCCACTCCACCATGGCGCCGATCGACGAGCTGATGTGGACCATGGAGAACACCCCCGGCGTGCAGTCGGCGATATCCCTGGTGACGGTGTCCAAGCAGGTGATCAAGGGCATGAACGAGGGCAGCCTGAAATGGGAAACCCTGTCGCGCAACCCGGACATCCTCAACAACTCCATCGCCCGCGCCGATGGCCTGTACAACACCGACTGTTCGCTGGCGCCGGTGCTGGTGTTCCTCAACGACCACAAGGCCGAAACCCTGGAGCGGGTGACCGCTGCCGCCAAGGCCTTTGCCGACAGCCACGACAAAGAAGGCCTGCAGTTCCTGCTGGCGGCCGGTAACGCCGGTATCGAAGCGGCCACCAACGAGGTCATCAAGTCGGCCGAGCTGACCATCCTGATCCTGGTGTACATCTGCGTGGCGGTGATGTGCATGATCACCTTCCGCTCCTTTGCCGCGACCCTGTGCATCGTACTGCCGCTGGTGCTGACCTCGGTGCTGGGCAATGCGTTGATGGCGTTCATGGGCATCGGGGTGAAGGTGGCCACCTTGCCAGTGGTGGCCTTGGGGGTTGGCATTGGCGTGGACTACGGCATTTACATCTACAGCCGCCTGGAAAGCTTCCTGCGGGCGGGCATGCCGCTGCAAGAGGCCTACTACCAGACCCTGCGCTCCACCGGCAAGGCAGTGCTGTTCACCGGCCTGTGCCTGGCCATCGGTGTCTGCACCTGGATCTTCTCGGCAATCAAGTTCCAGGCCGACATGGGGCTGATGCTGACCTTCATGCTGCTGTGGAACATGTTCGGCGCCCTGTGGTTGCTGCCGGCGCTGGCGCGGTTCCTGATCAAGCCGCAGAAGCTGGCGGGCAAGGAGGGTGGGTCGATCTTCGCCCATTGAGACCGTGTGGCCCTTATCGCCGGCAAGCCGGCTCCTGCACCCTTGTAGGAGCCGGCTTGCCGGCGATAAGGCTATAATGCCGGCACATTTTCAATTGGTACCCCCATGTCTTCCCTTGCCACCGCCCTCCAGTCCTGCGACATGCTTCTGATCGACGGCCTGCACGCCTTCGATTTCACTTTCGACGCCACTGGCCTCACCGTCGAGTGCATGGACGGCCGGCAAATGCGCCGCTGGGCCTTCACCACCGAACAGGTCGCCGCCGCTGTGGGCGCTGGTGATGAGTGGCAGCTCAACGATGCCCAGGGCGAGCATCGTCTAGTCTGTATGAGTGCCTTTCGTGCCCCGGATGAAGACGAAGATGAACCGGACCTGGACGAGCCTGCTGGTCGCTAGTTTCATGAGCCTTCTGATCGACGCCCACGCCGAGACTTTGTTGGTGGGCAGTTATACCGACGGCGCAAGCCAAGGCATCTACCGTTACCACTTCGACAGTAAAAGTGGCCACATCGACCCCACGCCCTTGCAAGTGGTCAACAGCGTAAGCCCTTCATGGCTGGTGCTGTCGGCCGACCACCGACAGCTGTTCGCGGTCAACGAAACTGCAAAAGGCCACGCCAGCAGCTTCAGTGTCAGCAGCAAGGGTGTAATCAAGCCGCTCAACCAGGTGGCGACAAAGGGTGACGAGCCCACCCACGCCAGCCTCAGTCACGACCAGCGCTACCTGTTCGTTGCCAACTACGCCGTCGCGCCCAACCCGGGCGGCAGCCTGGTGGTGGTTCCCGTGGCCAAGGACGGCACGCTCAAGCCGGTGGTGCAACAGGCCCGGCATAAGCCCAGTGGCGTGAACCCCGGGCGCCAGTCTGGTGCCCATGTGCATTCACTGGTGCTGTCGCCAGATGGCCGGCACCTGTACGCCTGCGACCTGGGCGCCGACAAGGTGTTCATCTACCGCTACGATGGCGCAAGCCCGGAGCATCCTTTGAGCCCGGCGATCCCCGCCTCGGTGGCGTTGCCGCCGGGCAGCGGTCCGCGTCATTTGCTGTTCGACGCCAAGGGCCGTCACGCTTACCTGACGCTGGAGATGAGCGCCGAGGTGGTGATGTTCGATGTGCAGGACGGTGCGCTGATCGAGCGCCAGCGCTTGCCGCTGACCGAGCGTCAGGAGGCCGAGGCGAAGGCGGCGGGTGGCTTGCACCTGTCGGCGGACGGGCGCTTCCTGTATGTGAGCAATCGAGGGACGGCCAATGAGATCGTGGCATTCAGCGTGGGCAAGGACGATGGCCAGTTGAGCTTCTTGCAGCGGCGTTCGGTGGAGGGTGACCACCCCCGTGAGTTCGCCCTCGACCCGAGCGACAACTTCCTGCTGGTGGCCAACCAGAAGAGCAACCAGATCGTGGTGATGCGCCGTGACCCGCGCAGCGGCAAGATCGGCGAGACCTTGCAGACATTGCCCCAGGACGCGCCTTCGGACCTTAAGTTTGTCGAGTAACTATCAATCGGCGTGATAATCGGTACTGGCGCAATGAATTTCTGCGGGCGGCCTCAGCGGCGTAAGTTTGACCCAAGGCCCAGACGGGCCAACGTCAAACCACCGCAGTCGAGGTCAGCCCAGATGAACTTCAATCTCTTCCCGGTCATCGCCGCATCCGCCATTTCCGCCTCTGTCGTGCTGCCGGCACACGCCCATGCCGACAACAGCAGCAAGGCAGCCGCCACCCACAGCTACACCGATCAGTACCTGCGCCAGAGTGCGCATTTTCATGCGGCGCTGAGTGGTAAGCACACTCATTGATGCAAATTGCACACGGCCTCTGTGGGAGCGGGTTTACCCGCGAACAAGGGCGAAGCCCTTGCCATGCACCGCGGTATTTTTTCGCGGGTAAACCCGCTCCCACAGGTACCGCGCTGCTCTTCAGGTGTTACTTGGCCATAACGGACTTGAACAGCTCCGACGCCAGCCACCTCTCCAGCCAGCTCCGCACTCGCGGATAAGCCGCCTCGGCGAACCACTGCGGTTCGACCCCGGCAAACTGGCGCATCAGGGGTAGCAATGCGGCGTCGGCCAGGCTCGGATGCTCGGCTAGCAGGTAGGGGCGTGCGTCCAGCAATTGTTCGAGTTCCGCCAGCCAAGGTTCGGCTTGCTGGCGGTAGTGCTCCCGCGAATGCTCCGGGTAACGCTCGGCGTACTTGTACAGGTTCACCTGCGCCTTGAACTCACGGTCGTTGCGCTCGATCAGCGCCTCGGCCTGCATGGCTGCGGCAGGGTCGCCCTGCAACCGCCAATCCTGCGGGTCGTTCTGCTGCACTGCCCAGCGCATGATGTCCAGGCTTTCCTCCAGTACGCCGTTCCCGGTATCGAGCACCGGCACCGTGCCCTTGGGCGACAAAGCCAGCAGTTCGGCCGGCTTGTTCTTCATCGCCACTTCGCACACCTGCACGTCGCATCCGGCATAGCGCAGGGCCAGGCGCGCACGCATGGCCCAAGGACAGCGGCGGAACGAGTAGAGAATCACCCACACACCTCCACATCGCTCAGGCCGTTGCCCTGGCGACGTACCTGGATCTGCACCGGAATGCGCTCGTGCATTTCCTGCACGTGGGAGATCACCGCCACCTTGCGACCCTGGGCCTGAAGGCCATCGAGGGCGTCCATGGCCAGCTGCAGCGACTCGGGGTCGAGACTGCCGAAGCCTTCATCGATGAACAGCGATTCGATACGCAGTGTGCTCGAGGCCATCGACGCCAGGCCCAAGGCCAGGGCCAGCGACACCAGGAAGGTTTCGCCACCGGACAGCGAGTGCACCGAGCGCAGCTCGTCTCCCATCTCGGTGTCCATCACCAGCAGCCCCAGGGCGCTGCCGCCGCGTTTGAGGCGATAACGCCGCGCCAGTTGGCGCAGTTGCGTGTTGGCGTGGTGCAGCAGCAGATCGAGGTTGTAGCCCTGGGCGATCTTGCGGAACACATCGCCCGACGCCGAACCGATCAGCGCATTGAGGCGGGCCCAGCGCTGCCATTGCTGGTAGGCCTGTTCGATTTCGCCAGCCAGTGCCTGGTGTGCCTGCTGGCGGCGTTGATCGTCGGCCTGCTGGGCACGCAGTTCGGCGCACTGCTGTTCAAAGCTGGCCAGCTGTTCGCGCAGTTGGGCCAGGGCCTGGTCCAGGTCCTCGGCCGACGCGTCGACCGTAGCCTGGGCCGAGTGCTGCTGCAGGCGCTGTTCGCGTTCCTGAAGCACCACTCGGCCCTGTTCGATGGCCTTTTCCGCCCCTTGCAGCTGCTGGCGCAGCTCGGTTACCTGGGTGTCATCCACCGCCAACAGGCGGTCGAGACCGGCATCGTCCAGCTCGGGGTGCTCGGCGCGCCACTGAGCGATCTCGCCTTGCAACTGCTGATGCTCCTGTTCGAGCGCTTGCCGGCGAGCCTCGTTGGCCTTCAGTTCGCCTGCCAGCTGCAAGGCTTGCGTGCGTGCATCCTGCAGGTGCTGGGCGGTCTGGGCTTCGAGTGTACGGGCCTGTTCCAGTTGCTGTTCCAGATGCTGCTGCCAGGCTTCGGCGCGTGGGTGCTCGCCGAGCAACTCGGTCAGTGTGGCGCGTGCCTTGTCCATCTGTTCGGCCAAACCGTCGAGCTGCTGTTGCAGTTCATGTTGGCGTTGCACGCGGGCCAGTTGCTGGTCGCGCAGCCGTTCCAGCTGTTGCAGGCGTTGCTGTTGTTCTTGCTGCTCGTCCTTTTGTTGCTCCAGCTGCTGCAGGCGCTGGGCGATCTGCTGGTCGAGGCTGAGGAAGGCATGCGCCGGTTCGTCGCGCAGGGCCTGCAAGATGTCAGCCGGCAATAGCGCGGCGAAGTCCGCCAGCGCTTGCTCCAGGCGCTGTTGGTCTGCGTCCAGCGCCTGGTGCTGTTGGTCCAGGCGCTGTTGTGCCTGCTGTTGGGCTTCGCTGGCGGCTTGCAGTTGCTGATTGAGGCGGGCGGCCTCTTTCTGCACCGCTAGCAGGGTGGCCTGACGCTGCTCGTCCCGGCTGATTTCCTGTTCCATACGGCGCAGTTGGCCGTCCAGCCAGGCACTGCGGGCCGCTTCGTCGTGAGCACTGAGCGCTGGCCACAAGGCATGGGCGGCCAGCTGACCGGCCAAAGGCTGCAGCTGTTCGCTCAACTGCCCTTGCTGATGCTGGTATTCCTTGATCTGGCCGTTGACCACGCCAACTTGGGTGCGCAGTTCGATCAGGCGGGTATTGAGCTGTTCGACCAGCGCCACTGCCGAGGCTTCTTCAGCCTGGTCGTGTCGGCCCAGGCTCTGCAGCAGCGCCTCGGGTTGATGGAACGGATGCTCGGCACTGCCGCACACAGGGCAGGGTTCGCCATCACGCAGTTGGCCACGCAGCTCTTCGACGCTGGTGTTGCGGGCCAGGCGCTGGCGTTCGAGCAACTGGCGGGTCAGGGTCAGGGCCTGTTCGGCGCTTTCCAGCTCGGCCTTGGCCGCGGTGCCTTCGCTGATCAGTTGCTGGCGCTGCTGCAGGGCTTGTTGCTGGCGCTCACGCAGCGAGGAAACACCTTGCTGCAATTCCTGCTCGCGGGCATGCAGGCGCGACAGTTCTTCCACGGCGCGTTGCTGCTTGCGGTTTTCCTGCAACATGCTGCCAAGCAGGTCGAGCTGCTCGGCCAGCGCCTGAGGTTCTGCGCCGGCTTCGCGGAACAGCACCTCGAAGGCGTCGCGCTGTGCTTGCAGCTGGGCATTGGCCTGGCTGGCCTGGGCCTGCAGGCCGGGCAGTTCTTCGCGGCCTTGGTTGAGGCGGTTGCCGATCAGCAGCAGTTGTTGCAACTGCGGGCGATAGGCCTGCCAGGCATTGGTCAGCGTTTGCAGCGAGGCGCTCGCGGCCAGGGCCGTATCGATCTGTGCCAGTTGCTGCTGGCTGCGTTGTTGCTGCTCATCGAGCTGCTGCATCTGTTGCTGCAACTCGCTGGCGGCCAGGTCGGCCTGCTGACGTGTTTCGCCTACTTTGCCCAGCTCCTGCTCCAGGCGGGCGAGGGTGTCCTGCTCGGCGAAGGCCTTGCGCAGGCGCGGGGCGTTTTCGCTCTGGTTAACCTGAGCTTGGCTCAGCGCCTGGCGCGAAGCTTCCAGCGCCTGTTCGAGTTCAGCGCAGCGGGTGTGCAGGTCGGTTTGCTGGCGCTGCTGCTCGCTGATCGCAGCTGCCAACGGCGCCAGTGCCGCCACCAGCGTCTGCTGGCGATGGAACTGGTGACGCTGCGGCGCCAGGCG includes:
- a CDS encoding DUF5629 family protein; translation: MSSLATALQSCDMLLIDGLHAFDFTFDATGLTVECMDGRQMRRWAFTTEQVAAAVGAGDEWQLNDAQGEHRLVCMSAFRAPDEDEDEPDLDEPAGR
- a CDS encoding lactonase family protein, coding for MKTKMNRTWTSLLVASFMSLLIDAHAETLLVGSYTDGASQGIYRYHFDSKSGHIDPTPLQVVNSVSPSWLVLSADHRQLFAVNETAKGHASSFSVSSKGVIKPLNQVATKGDEPTHASLSHDQRYLFVANYAVAPNPGGSLVVVPVAKDGTLKPVVQQARHKPSGVNPGRQSGAHVHSLVLSPDGRHLYACDLGADKVFIYRYDGASPEHPLSPAIPASVALPPGSGPRHLLFDAKGRHAYLTLEMSAEVVMFDVQDGALIERQRLPLTERQEAEAKAAGGLHLSADGRFLYVSNRGTANEIVAFSVGKDDGQLSFLQRRSVEGDHPREFALDPSDNFLLVANQKSNQIVVMRRDPRSGKIGETLQTLPQDAPSDLKFVE
- a CDS encoding glutathione S-transferase, translating into MILYSFRRCPWAMRARLALRYAGCDVQVCEVAMKNKPAELLALSPKGTVPVLDTGNGVLEESLDIMRWAVQQNDPQDWRLQGDPAAAMQAEALIERNDREFKAQVNLYKYAERYPEHSREHYRQQAEPWLAELEQLLDARPYLLAEHPSLADAALLPLMRQFAGVEPQWFAEAAYPRVRSWLERWLASELFKSVMAK